One genomic segment of Hordeum vulgare subsp. vulgare chromosome 2H, MorexV3_pseudomolecules_assembly, whole genome shotgun sequence includes these proteins:
- the LOC123427474 gene encoding homeobox-leucine zipper protein ROC4-like: protein MPTEKGMAAFWGFLQDDGGGPAPDMNEFPYYSAADLASWPPSSLAPAGAVVKAESGSPSMIDHLHAVSGADFGGGGGEDDEVAPELGQQRLERKRPPHGRHTPQQIQELQALFNQCPHPDEKQRAAVGKRVCLRPSQVKFWFQNRRTQIKRESLQHENKQLREENGKLRAENLSLREAMTRPVCGCCGGPVPAMLEDSPSLEEERLRVQNATLRIELSRSCALASAFLGRSVSSVAAPPTPGSPVDRIGSVPATTVAHSTVTEFTGSPSSQTVEMAVTTMAKAGIDESVFLELATSAMDELVKMAQMDEPLWIPNALLPGSLVKATLNHEEYLKTFSPSIGVKPPGFVSEASRESGIVASDGSFELVETLLDERQWSSFFSCIIAESSTIEEISTGAAGSRDGALLLMQAKLQVLSPLVPIREVTFLRFCKQLGECLWAVVDVSIDGLVMEQGLAVASTAANMKCRRLPSGCVVQEIPNGFCKVTWVEHTVYDESSIHQLYRPLLRSGLALGAGRWLSTLQRQYECLDVLMPKQDASDAMLEGSRSLLRLAERMMENFCAGVGASSAEWSKLDDFTGSIGEDVRIMARRSVDEPGVPPGGVVVCAATSVWMLVTPKRLFNFLCNEGTRAEWDILSRGGSMQEVTKIYKGQLNGNAVSLLKGTAPNTHQDSSILVLQETCMDASGSMVVYTPVDIPAMRRVMGGEGDPASIMLLPSGFVILPSVPGDDGGHKACGSLLTVAFQILGSRQPTGKLTVESVQTVGSLISCTINRIKTALRCDA from the exons ATGCCCACGGAAAAGGGAATGGCCGCCTTCTGGGGTTTCTTACAGGACGACGGCGGCGGACCTGCGCCCGACATGAACGAGTTCCCCTACTACTCCGCCGCCGACCTCGCGTCCTGGCCGCCTTCCTCCCTCGCGCCG GCCGGCGCCGTCGTGAAGGCGGAGAGCGGGAGCCCGTCGATGATCGAccacctccacgccgtctccggaGCCgatttcggcggcggcggcggcgaggacgaCGAGGTCGCGCCGGAGCTCGGCCAGCAGCGCCTCGAGCGCAAGAGGCCCCCCCACGGCCGCCACACGCCGCAGCAGATCCAGGAGCTCCAGGC GTTGTTCAATCAATGCCCCCACCCCGACGAGAAGCagcgggcggcggtgggcaagaggGTCTGCCTCCGGCCGAGCCAGGTCAAGTTCTGGTTCCAGAACCGCCGCACGCAGATCAAG AGGGAATCGCTGCAGCACGAGAACAAGCAGTTGAGGGAGGAGAACGGCAAGCTGCGCGCCGAGAACTTGTCCCTCCGGGAGGCGATGACGCGTCCGGTGTGCGGCTGCTGTGGTGGCCCGGTCCCGGCGATGCTTGAGGACTCGCCGTCCCTGGAGGAGGAGCGCCTGCGCGTCCAGAACGCCACGCTCAGGATCGAGCTCAGCCGATCCTGCGCCCTCGCTTCCGCGTTCCTCGGCAGGTCCGTTTCTTCCGTGGCGGCGCCACCCACGCCAGGCTCGCCAGTGGACCGTATTGGCTCAGTGCCGGCGACCACCGTGGCCCACTCGACGGTCACCGAGTTCACGGGCAGTCCCTCCAGCCAAACAGTGGAAATGGCGGTCACGACCATGGCGAAGGCTGGCATCGACGAGTCCGTTTTCCTGGAGCTTGCGACGAGTGCAATGGATGAGCTCGTCAAGATGGCGCAGATGGATGAGCCGTTGTGGATTCCAAATGCCCTCTTGCCCGGTTCCCTTGTCAAGGCGACGCTCAACCATGAAGAGTACTTGAAGACCTTCTCGCCGTCCATAGGGGTGAAGCCTCCGGGGTTTGTATCAGAGGCCTCTAGGGAATCCGGCATTGTAGCCAGTGACGGCAGCTTCGAGCTTGTGGAGACTCTGTTGGATGAG AGACAGTGGTCCAGTTTCTTCTCGTGCATAATCGCCGAATCATCGACAATCGAGGAGATCTCTACTGGAGCTGCAGGAAGTAGAGATGGTGCATTGCTGCTT ATGCAGGCAAAGCTGCAGGTTCTTTCACCTCTTGTCCCTATCAGGGAGGTCACCTTTCTCAGGTTCTGCAAACAGTTGGGTGAGTGTTTATGGGCTGTAgtggatgtttccattgatgggtTGGTGATGGAGCAAGGCCTTGCCGTGGCATCCACCGCTGCAAATATGAAGTGCCGGAGGCTGCCTTCTGGCTGTGTGGTGCAAGAAATCCCCAATGGCTTCTGCAAG GTTACATGGGTTGAACATACAGTATATGACGAATCCTCCATTCACCAGCTCTACCGGCCTCTCCTTCGTTCTGGCCTTGCCCTTGGCGCAGGGCGTTGGCTTTCTACGCTACAGCGTCAGTATGAGTGCTTGGACGTTCTCATGCCGAAGCAAGACGCATCAG ATGCCATGTTGGAAGGATCACGGAGCTTGCTGAGGTTAGCAGAGAGGATGATGGAGAACTTCTGTGCGGGGGTGGGCGCATCTTCTGCTGAATGGAGCAAACTGGATGACTTCACGGGGAGCATTGGGGAGGATGTGCGTATCATGGCACGTAGGAGTGTGGATGAACCAGGGGTGCCAcctggtggtgtggtggtgtgtGCTGCCACATCGGTGTGGATGCTTGTAACACCCAAACGGCTTTTCAACTTCCTGTGCAATGAGGGAACGCGTGCTGAATGGGACATCCTAAGCAGGGGTGGCTCTATGCAGGAGGTGACAAAAATCTACAAGGGGCAACTGAATGGCAACGCTGTATCTCTACTTAAGGGCACT GCCCCAAACACCCACCAGGACAGCAGCATTCTGGTCCTACAGGAGACCTGCATGGATGCATCCGGCTCGATGGTGGTGTACACCCCTGTGGACATCCCGGCAATGCGCCGTGTCATGGGCGGAGAAGGTGACCCGGCGTCGATCATGCTCCTGCCATCCGGTTTCGTCATTCTGCCTAGCGTGCCTGGCGACGACGGTGGGCACAAGGCATGCGGCTCCCTGCTCACCGTGGCGTTCCAGATACTCGGGAGCAGGCAGCCCACTGGGAAGCTCACCGTGGAGTCGGTGCAGACCGTGGGCAGCCTCATCTCCTGCACCATCAACAGGATCAAGACGGCGCTGCGCTGCGACGCCTGA